Below is a genomic region from Salvelinus fontinalis isolate EN_2023a chromosome 2, ASM2944872v1, whole genome shotgun sequence.
AGAACGAGTCCCATTTCGAACACAAACAAGACAGGCGAGAGACAGTCAGCAGCTGTAGTACGCTCGCGTTAGCACGCAACCTCGACAGCAGCTGATTAGCTAGCTACCTTTAGCAATTTGTGcaacataaaaaaaaatgtcGGACCTTGAAACCAGCGAAGATCCAACTGTGGTGAAAATGGAGGAGGACGGAGAGGCTAGCACCGAAGAGCAGACGCCAACTGTTGCAGAGGGCGGCCAGGCAGGAGAATCCGAGGGATCAAAGATTGATGCCAGCAAAAACGAAGAGGATGAGGGGTGAGTGAGACTGCTAACTAACTAGCCTAACGTTAGATAACTGTCGTTCCCtatatggctagctagttagctcagTTTTGAAGAAGGGACAAGTAGCTAATTGTTATAATTTTGACATTTCCTCGAATCGTTGGCAAACTTAAATGAGAAATAACTTGAGTTGAATGCCAATACCTAAATATTACAGAATGctgatgatggagggatggatgatcCCTTCAGGGCAGGTCAGTCAGGTCAGCAGCATCACTGTCTCCCTGTTGTGGCTGTCATCCTTCAGTTCTCAGGCGACCAGAACCTTCCATTTTGCTTACATAGACAGACGGTGCTTGCGGGATTTAGAGTTGTGTATGTGAGAAATGGATGTAGAAATATGATACTGCTAGGCAGATACTGGGGTGGCCTAGGGATGCTGTCTCTAGGTACGTTTTAGTGACGACCTGGGAGATGTTAGTTAAATCATCGACTACAAACATACAGCTTGTAAAAGCTACTGCATTATCAGATGATGTATTTGCTAATTGTCATAATCATAGCTATAATGATAACGTTGACCCTAAACCAGGACTTTGGCTATGTTCCCTCTCTAAAGGCTTTAACACTTTCTTTCCTTTCCTTCTTTCCTACTGATGGGTGAAAGGAAAGCATATGAGAAAAGGAAATTATTAGAGAGAATTGGAACACAGCTGCAGTCTGAGAATTTGTATGCAGAATGGAAATATCCGTATCTGTCTCAAAATGCAGGAAAATGTTTGTTGGTGGTCTGAGCTGGGACACAACAAAGAAGGATTTGAAGGATTACTTCTCCAAGTTTGGGGAGGTGGTAGACTGCACCCTGAAGCTTGACCCCATGACAGGCCGGTCCCGAGGGTTCGGCTTTGTTCTGTTTAAAGCAGCTAACAGCGTTGATAAGGTATTCCTGATTGTGTTCAATGGTATTGATCATGCTGGATGATTGTGATAGATTATTTTATATCTATCTCTCTTATATAGTGTGAATatggtattacatttacattttagtcaaatAGCAGAAGctgttatccagagcgatttacaggagcaattaggattaagtgctcaagggcacatcaacagatttttcacctagtatGCTCGCGGATTCGAACTAGcaatgttctggttactgtccCAGCGCTCTTAACCTCTATAGCATGGCAGCAATGGGATGGGAATCATCCTATCAGTTTCTTTATTATAATGATGTTTTATCTCTGGCTTGGCTCTGGTAGGTGGTTTTACAGAAGGACCACAAGCTGAATGGGAAGGTGATCGACCCTAAGAAGGCCAAGGCCATGAAGAACAAGGAGCCCATCAGAAAGGTCTTTGTAGGAGGTCTTTCTCCAGACACTCCAGAGGAGAAGATCAGAGAATATTTCGGTGCCTTTGGAGAGGTAGGCTACTACAGTAgacttacattttttaaaaatgtttaatattacgttGTCAGATGTTCTGTAGAGTTTTCTAGCCTGGGTGCCATTTTGAATGATCGGATCAGATCAAACTAGTTAGCGGAACGAGCTGATATTGAGTGTTCGTTTCCTCACGAGTTGACAAGCCTTCTAAACATTGAAACCTTGCTGAATAAGAAGTTATTatattcctgtgttgtctgtgtgaACAGGTGGAGTCCATTGAGCTCCCCATGGAAACCAAAACCAACAAGAGACGAGGCTTCTGCTTCATCACCttcaaagaggaggagagagtgaagaaGATCATGGAGAAAAAGTACCATAATATAGGATTAAGCAAGGTACAGAACATCATGGCTTACCCTGCTAATACTACCCACAGAATATGTTTGGTAGCTCAAAACAAGTTTTACATTGCCTTCAATGCATGTTTTTCGATGGCATTTCCTTGCCAGGTCCAGTTGGTGATCTATTAGTATTATTAATGAGAATACACTGCAGTGTAATGTCAGTCAGAGTTTGACGCTTTAAAGCATGGTTATTGAAATGTTTCATTCCTGTCTTCAGTGTGAGATTAAGGTGGCCATGTCCAAGGAGCAGTACCAGCAGCAGCACTGGGGGGGAGGAGGCAGGGGGGGATACCCCTCCAGGCCTCCCGGCAGACAGGGTAAGTTGGCTGGATAGAATAGGTCGTTTCCTGCACCAATACTTTGCATATATTTAGTAGTACTGTATTACATTTGAGTAATGATATGTATGATGTTGTTTGTTAAATCATATGTT
It encodes:
- the hnrnpd gene encoding heterogeneous nuclear ribonucleoprotein D0 isoform X2, encoding MSDLETSEDPTVVKMEEDGEASTEEQTPTVAEGGQAGESEGSKIDASKNEEDEGKMFVGGLSWDTTKKDLKDYFSKFGEVVDCTLKLDPMTGRSRGFGFVLFKAANSVDKVVLQKDHKLNGKVIDPKKAKAMKNKEPIRKVFVGGLSPDTPEEKIREYFGAFGEVESIELPMETKTNKRRGFCFITFKEEERVKKIMEKKYHNIGLSKCEIKVAMSKEQYQQQHWGGGGRGGYPSRPPGRQGPNQNWNQGYGNYWNQGYGNNYGNYGYNNQGYGGYDYSGYNNYYGGYGDYSNQQGGYGKSPRRGGHQNNYKPY
- the hnrnpd gene encoding heterogeneous nuclear ribonucleoprotein D0 isoform X3, which gives rise to MSDLETSEDPTVVKMEEDGEASTEEQTPTVAEGGQAGESEGSKIDASKNEEDEGKMFVGGLSWDTTKKDLKDYFSKFGEVVDCTLKLDPMTGRSRGFGFVLFKAANSVDKVVLQKDHKLNGKVIDPKKAKAMKNKEPIRKVFVGGLSPDTPEEKIREYFGAFGEVESIELPMETKTNKRRGFCFITFKEEERVKKIMEKKYHNIGLSKCEIKVAMSKEQYQQQHWGGGGRGGYPSRPPGRQGPNQNWNQGYGNYWNQGYGNNYGNYGYNNQGYGGYDYSGYNNYYGGYADQQGGYGKSPRRGGHQNNYKPY
- the hnrnpd gene encoding heterogeneous nuclear ribonucleoprotein D0 isoform X4; its protein translation is MSDLETSEDPTVVKMEEDGEASTEEQTPTVAEGGQAGESEGSKIDASKNEEDEGKMFVGGLSWDTTKKDLKDYFSKFGEVVDCTLKLDPMTGRSRGFGFVLFKAANSVDKVVLQKDHKLNGKVIDPKKAKAMKNKEPIRKVFVGGLSPDTPEEKIREYFGAFGEVESIELPMETKTNKRRGFCFITFKEEERVKKIMEKKYHNIGLSKCEIKVAMSKEQYQQQHWGGGGRGGYPSRPPGRQGPNQNWNQGYGNYWNQGYGNNYGNYGYNNQGYGGYDYSGYNNYYGGYDQQGGYGKSPRRGGHQNNYKPY
- the hnrnpd gene encoding heterogeneous nuclear ribonucleoprotein D0 isoform X1 encodes the protein MSDLETSEDPTVVKMEEDGEASTEEQTPTVAEGGQAGESEGSKIDASKNEEDEGKMFVGGLSWDTTKKDLKDYFSKFGEVVDCTLKLDPMTGRSRGFGFVLFKAANSVDKVVLQKDHKLNGKVIDPKKAKAMKNKEPIRKVFVGGLSPDTPEEKIREYFGAFGEVESIELPMETKTNKRRGFCFITFKEEERVKKIMEKKYHNIGLSKCEIKVAMSKEQYQQQHWGGGGRGGYPSRPPGRQGPNQNWNQGYGNYWNQGYGNNYGNYGYNNQGYGGYDYSGYNNYYGGYGDYSTDQQGGYGKSPRRGGHQNNYKPY